One Sporomusaceae bacterium ACPt DNA window includes the following coding sequences:
- the acsE_4 gene encoding 5-methyltetrahydrofolate:corrinoid/iron-sulfur protein co-methyltransferase, protein MIIIGEKINSTKKSIAKAVIARDAAHIQEEAIKQLQGGATMLDANCGTLDAADEPEAMEWLVQTIQAVVDLPLCIDSPNPAALARGLAVHKGKPLINSISGETERFKHVLPLVKQYQASVVALCMDDRGIPANYETSAEVGIKLVNDLLEQGIAVNDIYFDPLLRAIATDTAAAMDCFKLMELISAKFPGIHVTCGLSNVSHGLPERKHLNRAFMILAMEHGMDAPIIDPTDPVAMALVYATNTLLNRDKRCVQYTRAYRQGKLTL, encoded by the coding sequence ATGATTATTATCGGAGAAAAAATAAATTCCACGAAAAAATCAATTGCGAAAGCTGTTATCGCCAGAGATGCCGCCCATATTCAAGAGGAAGCAATTAAACAACTGCAGGGCGGGGCTACTATGCTTGATGCCAATTGCGGTACATTAGACGCTGCCGATGAGCCGGAAGCAATGGAGTGGCTTGTTCAGACCATCCAGGCTGTCGTCGACCTGCCTTTATGTATTGATAGCCCTAACCCGGCGGCGTTGGCCCGCGGGCTGGCGGTACATAAAGGAAAACCGCTGATAAATTCAATCAGCGGCGAAACCGAAAGATTTAAGCATGTACTGCCGCTGGTCAAACAGTACCAAGCCTCGGTTGTCGCACTGTGTATGGACGACCGGGGAATTCCGGCCAACTACGAAACCTCGGCTGAAGTCGGAATAAAATTAGTCAATGATCTGCTTGAACAGGGTATTGCCGTAAATGACATCTACTTTGATCCATTGCTCCGTGCCATTGCGACAGACACTGCGGCAGCAATGGATTGTTTCAAACTGATGGAACTGATCTCTGCCAAATTTCCCGGCATTCATGTTACCTGCGGCTTAAGCAATGTGTCACATGGCTTGCCTGAACGAAAACATTTAAACCGGGCTTTTATGATTCTGGCTATGGAACATGGCATGGATGCTCCGATCATCGATCCCACCGATCCTGTGGCAATGGCGCTTGTATATGCTACCAATACTTTGTTGAACAGAGATAAGCGCTGCGTGCAGTATACACGGGCCTACCGTCAAGGAAAACTTACTCTATAA
- the metH_7 gene encoding Methionine synthase, with the protein MISRLADAIKELNEPLAIELVNNALAAGVPPLDIVEECRAGLVEVGDRYSRGDYFLGDLILSSEIFSQVMNILNPILQPTERRPVIGKIVCGTVEGDIHDIGKNLAISLVRCYGFEVYDLGVDVSPDKFVLALTESGARILCLCTLLSPGFEALKRTIQLVRLIDRESKIKILIGGLVNEKVREYTGADAWIDDARRGVDICLEWNRALAPR; encoded by the coding sequence GTGATATCACGTTTAGCAGACGCCATTAAAGAGCTCAATGAACCGTTGGCTATCGAATTGGTTAACAACGCACTGGCGGCTGGCGTTCCACCGCTGGATATTGTGGAGGAATGCCGCGCCGGGCTGGTTGAAGTGGGCGACCGTTATTCGCGAGGGGATTATTTTTTAGGTGATTTGATTCTATCATCCGAGATCTTTTCCCAGGTTATGAATATTTTAAATCCAATACTGCAACCTACCGAACGCCGCCCGGTGATCGGGAAAATCGTATGTGGCACAGTGGAAGGCGATATCCACGATATTGGCAAGAATTTAGCTATTTCGCTGGTGCGGTGCTACGGATTCGAAGTCTACGACCTTGGTGTTGATGTTTCTCCTGATAAATTTGTATTGGCTTTGACCGAGTCCGGCGCCCGGATATTGTGCCTTTGTACGTTGCTTTCGCCCGGTTTTGAAGCATTAAAGCGGACCATACAACTGGTGAGGCTGATTGACCGTGAATCTAAAATAAAAATCCTAATTGGCGGACTTGTGAACGAAAAAGTCAGAGAGTACACAGGCGCTGACGCCTGGATCGACGATGCGCGGCGGGGTGTGGATATATGTTTGGAGTGGAACAGGGCGCTGGCCCCAAGGTAG
- a CDS encoding Phenylacetate-coenzyme A ligase — translation MIWDKEVECMGRREMAELQLTRLRRTVQRVYENVPFYRQALDKARVGLNHICSLREISLLPFTTKDDIRNNYPYGLFSSPLKKIVRLHASSGTTGKPTVVGYTKSDIDLWAEMVARIAVAAGAREDDVAQVAFGYGLFTGAFGLHYGLERIGATIVPASTGNTERQIMLMQDFGTTILVGTPSYSLYLAETAQSMGIEPSSLNVRLGLFGAEGCSEEMRQVIERIWGISATENYGMSELIGPGVSGECECKEGMHINEDHFYPEIIDPATGMPLPYGEVGELVITTITKEGFPLLRYRTRDITSLNPEPCKCGRTLVRMKKVQGRTDDMLKIRGVNVFPSQIESVLVSIREIGPHYNIIVRKKGYLDELEIKVELADESLLEDFRKLDGLQNMIRHKLRAVLALDADVRLVQPKTLGRSEGKAKRIIDLRDKKE, via the coding sequence ATGATATGGGATAAAGAAGTCGAGTGCATGGGCCGGAGAGAAATGGCAGAGCTGCAGCTAACCAGGCTGCGACGGACAGTGCAGCGAGTGTATGAAAATGTTCCTTTTTACCGCCAGGCTCTGGATAAGGCCCGTGTTGGACTTAATCATATTTGTTCTTTGCGGGAGATTAGTCTGCTGCCGTTTACTACCAAAGATGATATACGCAATAATTATCCGTATGGATTATTTAGTTCGCCCCTAAAAAAAATTGTACGCTTACATGCTTCTTCGGGCACGACAGGAAAGCCTACAGTGGTCGGTTATACTAAAAGCGATATAGACTTATGGGCGGAAATGGTGGCGCGAATAGCGGTCGCCGCAGGGGCAAGGGAAGATGATGTTGCGCAGGTTGCCTTTGGCTATGGTCTGTTCACCGGCGCTTTTGGCTTGCATTATGGCCTGGAAAGGATCGGGGCCACAATCGTACCAGCCTCAACCGGCAATACCGAGCGGCAAATTATGCTTATGCAAGACTTCGGAACAACTATTCTCGTAGGCACGCCGTCTTATTCACTCTATCTTGCCGAAACTGCCCAAAGTATGGGGATTGAACCCAGTTCACTCAATGTGCGGCTGGGATTGTTCGGGGCAGAAGGGTGTTCGGAGGAAATGCGCCAAGTAATAGAGCGTATCTGGGGTATCAGTGCCACCGAAAACTATGGTATGAGCGAATTAATTGGGCCTGGCGTTTCCGGAGAATGCGAATGTAAAGAAGGTATGCACATTAACGAAGATCATTTTTATCCGGAAATTATCGACCCAGCTACCGGTATGCCGTTACCCTACGGAGAAGTTGGGGAATTAGTAATTACTACCATTACAAAAGAGGGATTTCCGCTATTGCGTTACCGTACTCGCGATATAACCAGCCTGAATCCCGAACCTTGCAAGTGTGGACGGACGTTGGTACGCATGAAAAAAGTGCAGGGCCGCACTGACGACATGCTTAAAATCCGTGGAGTAAATGTGTTTCCGTCGCAAATTGAAAGCGTTTTAGTAAGCATACGGGAAATTGGTCCTCATTACAATATCATTGTTCGCAAGAAAGGCTATCTGGATGAATTGGAAATTAAAGTTGAACTGGCGGATGAAAGCTTATTGGAGGATTTTCGTAAATTAGATGGTTTACAGAACATGATTCGCCATAAGCTTAGAGCAGTTTTGGCGCTAGATGCCGATGTACGGTTGGTACAGCCGAAAACTCTCGGACGCTCGGAAGGTAAGGCAAAGCGTATTATCGATCTAAGGGACAAGAAAGAATAG
- the glmS_4 gene encoding Glutamate mutase sigma subunit: MGQLAEALRDLDEGLVNELVDKAIQSGTPALEVIGEMNAGMVAVGDLFSQGQYFLSELIYSGEILTNVMTKLEPLLKGSATVESAGKVVIGTVKGDIHDIGKNIVISLLRGSGFEVVDLGVDVATEEFAKTVKETGAKALGLCALLNFTYPEMKTVVESLQAAGIRDNVQVIIGGAPCNEQVREFAGADYYAPDALAAVNICKKIYQQ, translated from the coding sequence ATGGGACAATTAGCAGAAGCATTACGTGATTTGGATGAAGGATTGGTAAATGAACTGGTGGACAAAGCCATCCAAAGCGGAACGCCGGCTTTAGAAGTAATCGGCGAAATGAATGCCGGTATGGTGGCTGTAGGGGATCTCTTTTCTCAAGGGCAATACTTTTTAAGTGAACTCATTTATTCCGGCGAAATACTTACTAATGTCATGACCAAACTAGAGCCGCTGCTTAAAGGCTCAGCCACGGTTGAATCAGCCGGCAAAGTTGTTATCGGGACTGTGAAAGGTGATATCCATGACATTGGCAAGAATATTGTTATCAGCCTGTTGCGGGGATCAGGTTTTGAAGTAGTCGACCTGGGCGTTGATGTTGCGACCGAAGAGTTTGCAAAAACAGTTAAAGAAACAGGGGCCAAGGCTTTGGGCCTTTGTGCATTGCTCAACTTTACGTATCCGGAAATGAAAACTGTGGTCGAGTCCCTGCAGGCAGCAGGAATCCGCGACAATGTACAGGTTATTATCGGTGGCGCGCCTTGCAATGAACAAGTCCGGGAATTTGCCGGTGCAGACTACTATGCGCCTGACGCTCTGGCCGCTGTAAACATTTGCAAAAAGATCTACCAGCAGTAG
- the coq5_4 gene encoding 2-methoxy-6-polyprenyl-1,4-benzoquinol methylase, mitochondrial: MALFNKIAYRYDQWYQTPRGSCIDAIQKKLVWDMAEVTAGERVLDLGCGTGNYTLELARYGCVTTGIDLSAGMLAAAKSKADAANCKIDWIEADFLKLPFASATFDFVLSVTAFEFVADPRAALLEAMRVLKPGGRVVIGVLARDSAWGDLYRKEARDNPDSVFAAARLYSAGELRELFPDCRCIKGGLFVPPGPPEIEVVEAMALENMGQLQYNNSNGQIGNPGFLVARWDKPFDKI, from the coding sequence ATGGCCCTGTTTAATAAGATTGCCTATCGATATGACCAATGGTATCAAACTCCGCGGGGATCGTGTATAGACGCTATTCAAAAAAAACTTGTATGGGATATGGCAGAGGTAACAGCCGGAGAACGAGTGTTAGACCTGGGCTGTGGCACCGGTAATTATACATTAGAGTTGGCGCGTTATGGTTGCGTGACAACAGGCATAGATCTCTCCGCCGGCATGCTGGCAGCAGCAAAAAGCAAGGCCGACGCAGCTAATTGTAAAATCGATTGGATCGAGGCTGATTTCTTAAAATTGCCTTTTGCATCTGCAACCTTTGATTTTGTTTTATCGGTTACCGCTTTTGAATTTGTTGCCGATCCGCGAGCGGCGCTGCTTGAAGCTATGCGGGTGTTAAAGCCAGGCGGACGGGTGGTTATTGGCGTTCTTGCCCGTGACAGTGCCTGGGGTGACCTGTACCGGAAGGAAGCCCGCGATAATCCCGACAGCGTTTTTGCGGCAGCACGGTTGTATTCTGCAGGTGAGCTAAGGGAGCTATTTCCTGACTGCCGTTGTATCAAAGGCGGACTGTTTGTTCCACCCGGACCGCCGGAGATTGAAGTTGTTGAAGCAATGGCATTAGAAAACATGGGACAGCTGCAATATAACAATTCTAACGGTCAGATTGGAAACCCCGGCTTTCTTGTGGCCCGGTGGGATAAGCCGTTTGACAAAATATAA
- the nagR_2 gene encoding HTH-type transcriptional repressor NagR codes for MSKINKNSFIPPFYQLATILEQKIYSGEWKPGQSLPSENELGREYELSRTTVRKCLNMLAERGLISAQQGRGTFVSRPSLDRATFVMDEFKVEMEQLGKEPGYRLVHVRFLKELPEFAINLGMTADQGILYYCRLLTADGETMAVEHKYMCYSKGKPILENEFQYKAFSEVIAINTDILPVRSQAILTAEVAGEREANLLNISLGSPVFKLQQVLYSNEGKPVGIGLFYYRGDRYNLVSDIQPLKGDR; via the coding sequence ATGAGTAAGATAAATAAAAATTCATTTATACCTCCCTTCTATCAGTTGGCGACTATATTGGAACAGAAAATATACTCGGGAGAATGGAAACCGGGTCAATCACTGCCGTCCGAGAACGAACTTGGCCGCGAGTATGAGTTGAGCCGCACCACTGTTCGCAAGTGCCTCAACATGCTTGCCGAGCGAGGGCTCATCAGCGCGCAGCAAGGCCGGGGAACATTTGTGTCGAGACCTTCTTTGGACAGGGCTACATTTGTTATGGATGAGTTTAAGGTCGAAATGGAGCAGCTCGGCAAAGAACCAGGATACCGGCTTGTCCATGTTCGATTTCTTAAAGAACTGCCCGAGTTTGCGATAAATCTGGGGATGACTGCTGACCAAGGTATATTATATTATTGCAGGTTGCTGACGGCCGACGGTGAGACAATGGCTGTTGAACACAAATATATGTGCTATAGTAAAGGCAAGCCGATTCTGGAAAATGAGTTCCAGTATAAAGCCTTTTCCGAGGTTATTGCGATAAATACTGATATTTTACCGGTACGAAGCCAGGCAATATTGACGGCAGAGGTTGCCGGTGAACGTGAGGCCAACCTGTTAAACATTTCCCTTGGTTCACCCGTTTTTAAACTGCAGCAAGTTCTTTATTCCAACGAAGGTAAACCGGTGGGAATCGGCTTGTTTTATTATCGTGGCGACCGGTATAATCTGGTTTCTGATATTCAACCGCTGAAGGGGGATAGATAA
- the opuE gene encoding Osmoregulated proline transporter OpuE, translated as MDHQLLYILLALYLGVTVFLGYLGFRHTKSAKDYMIAGGNVHPVLMALAYGATFISTSAIVGFGGVAGVYGMSLLWLTACNIVVGIFVAFVFYGIKTRQIAHALQVKTFPEFLGARFDSPFIRKFSAAVISLTMPLYAAAVMIGGARYMEEALNISYTSAVTVFALIVFVYVFFGGLRGVIYTDAMQAIIMFSGMVILVILTYSMLGGVTAAHAKLEAIKHLVPASLAAKGHQGWTAMPAFGSELWWFVISTLILGVGIGVLAQPQLAVRFMTVGSSKDIYKGLSVGSLFILCIPGVAYTVGALSNVYFFEHTGNIALAATAAGGSAPNVDKIIPLFITQAMPEWLKYLFLFTLFSAGMSTLSGQFHIISTSISYDLNPKGGRSDKRTLLLARLGTLFGFVITTLLAFQLPLGVIAVATALFFGMCTSAFLPMYTAALYWPKITPQGAIWSMVTASVVYLLVVLFVHEREAAIFGVCSKIFGVSTLAVAPWTYIDPLVITLPVSSLVLVVASLLTQPVQQAAVVK; from the coding sequence TTGGATCATCAATTGCTCTATATACTGCTGGCGTTGTATCTGGGGGTAACGGTATTCCTTGGGTATCTTGGGTTTCGGCATACCAAATCGGCCAAGGATTATATGATTGCCGGGGGAAATGTGCATCCGGTATTAATGGCTCTGGCTTACGGGGCTACGTTTATATCAACATCAGCTATAGTGGGTTTTGGTGGTGTGGCCGGCGTCTACGGGATGAGTTTATTATGGCTTACAGCGTGTAATATTGTGGTGGGGATATTTGTTGCTTTTGTTTTTTATGGTATCAAGACCAGGCAGATTGCCCATGCGCTCCAGGTAAAGACTTTCCCGGAATTTTTAGGAGCCCGCTTTGATTCACCTTTTATTAGAAAGTTTTCCGCAGCCGTGATAAGCTTGACTATGCCCTTGTACGCCGCAGCCGTGATGATCGGCGGGGCGCGCTATATGGAAGAAGCCCTTAATATCAGTTATACTTCAGCAGTCACGGTGTTTGCATTAATTGTCTTTGTTTATGTATTTTTCGGGGGATTGCGCGGAGTTATTTATACTGATGCCATGCAGGCAATTATTATGTTTTCCGGGATGGTCATATTAGTTATCCTTACTTATTCTATGCTGGGCGGTGTTACCGCCGCTCATGCTAAGTTAGAGGCCATTAAACACCTTGTTCCCGCAAGTTTAGCAGCCAAAGGCCATCAAGGCTGGACAGCCATGCCGGCTTTCGGCTCAGAATTATGGTGGTTTGTTATTTCCACCTTGATTTTAGGTGTTGGCATCGGGGTGCTGGCTCAGCCACAGTTAGCCGTCCGGTTTATGACGGTAGGGAGTTCGAAAGATATTTACAAAGGGTTAAGTGTTGGCTCGCTGTTCATTCTGTGTATTCCGGGGGTAGCTTATACTGTAGGCGCATTGTCAAATGTGTATTTTTTTGAGCATACAGGTAATATCGCCTTGGCAGCAACTGCCGCCGGTGGCTCGGCTCCTAACGTTGATAAAATAATTCCGTTATTTATTACCCAGGCCATGCCTGAATGGCTAAAATATCTGTTCTTATTCACCTTATTTTCGGCAGGCATGTCAACCTTAAGCGGGCAATTTCATATCATTTCCACGTCAATTTCCTATGACTTAAATCCCAAAGGTGGCAGGAGTGATAAACGGACGCTGCTGCTAGCCCGTCTCGGAACGCTGTTTGGCTTTGTTATTACCACCTTACTGGCTTTTCAGCTACCGCTAGGAGTCATAGCCGTGGCTACGGCACTGTTTTTCGGCATGTGTACCTCAGCGTTTTTGCCAATGTACACGGCAGCCCTCTACTGGCCGAAAATTACTCCCCAGGGGGCAATTTGGAGTATGGTAACGGCATCTGTAGTTTACCTACTCGTAGTTCTGTTTGTACATGAACGGGAAGCTGCCATATTTGGGGTATGTTCCAAAATATTTGGTGTAAGCACTTTGGCTGTTGCCCCCTGGACGTATATCGACCCGCTTGTTATCACCCTGCCGGTAAGTTCCTTGGTACTTGTTGTGGCAAGCCTATTAACCCAGCCGGTGCAGCAGGCTGCCGTTGTGAAGTAA
- the cobT_2 gene encoding Nicotinate-nucleotide--dimethylbenzimidazole phosphoribosyltransferase yields the protein MFEDIISLIKPLDSAAMDKCQLRLDNLTKPLGSLHHFEHLACQMAGITGNPRPRTLKKSIILMAADHGVAAEGVSAYPQAVTAQMISNFCHGGAAINVFAEHVCAELVLVDIGVAVDLPPFPQVHHEKIAYGTKNIVQSPAMTREQAIRAIEVGIKIARQEIAKGSQVLGLGEMGIANTTPSTAIIACFSANSLAELTGRGTGISDIALNKKIQVIGTALAVNCPDKNDPLDVLSKVGGLEIAGLVGVILGAASGGAAIVLDGLITSAAALIAVKMAPQVKDYLVGSHFSVEPAHKVALELIGIPAYLKLDMRLGEGTGAALGMSLINASLHVLNDMKTFGEAGVAVAQDGPGALKQNKDVRD from the coding sequence ATGTTTGAAGACATAATTTCGCTGATAAAGCCGTTAGACAGCGCAGCTATGGACAAATGCCAATTGCGCCTTGATAATTTGACCAAACCTCTTGGCAGTTTGCATCATTTTGAACACCTAGCCTGTCAAATGGCAGGAATCACCGGTAACCCCCGGCCCAGGACGCTAAAAAAGAGCATTATCTTGATGGCAGCCGATCACGGTGTGGCTGCTGAAGGAGTGAGTGCCTATCCGCAAGCTGTAACCGCGCAGATGATCAGTAATTTTTGCCATGGCGGCGCTGCTATTAATGTTTTTGCTGAGCATGTTTGTGCTGAGCTCGTCTTGGTGGATATTGGCGTAGCGGTTGATTTGCCGCCGTTCCCGCAAGTCCACCATGAGAAGATTGCTTACGGAACAAAAAATATTGTTCAAAGCCCGGCAATGACACGGGAACAGGCTATACGGGCCATTGAAGTCGGAATAAAAATAGCCCGCCAAGAAATAGCAAAAGGTTCGCAGGTTTTAGGACTGGGAGAGATGGGGATTGCCAATACCACGCCCAGCACGGCAATCATTGCTTGCTTTAGCGCAAATTCTTTGGCTGAACTGACTGGACGCGGCACCGGCATATCTGATATAGCTCTTAACAAAAAAATTCAGGTAATTGGAACTGCCCTGGCAGTTAATTGCCCGGATAAGAATGACCCGCTTGACGTATTAAGCAAAGTGGGGGGACTGGAGATTGCCGGTCTGGTGGGAGTAATACTGGGAGCTGCGTCCGGAGGCGCCGCAATTGTATTAGACGGACTCATTACAAGTGCCGCCGCCCTAATCGCTGTAAAAATGGCGCCTCAGGTTAAAGATTATTTGGTAGGATCACATTTTTCCGTAGAACCTGCCCATAAAGTAGCGCTGGAACTCATCGGCATACCTGCATACCTTAAACTGGATATGCGGCTGGGTGAAGGAACAGGCGCCGCTCTCGGGATGTCACTCATTAATGCGTCTTTGCATGTTCTTAATGATATGAAAACTTTTGGCGAAGCCGGAGTGGCTGTAGCTCAGGATGGCCCAGGCGCCTTAAAACAAAATAAGGATGTTCGGGATTAA
- the lysA gene encoding Diaminopimelate decarboxylase produces the protein MAEKKIPFTKEQLTEIIKKYPTPFHIYDEQAIRQNVRSLIKAFAWAPEFKEYFAVKATPNPYILKILHEEGLGADCSSLPELILAEKAGMRGEEIILTSNDTPAIEFKKAMELGAIINLDDISHIDYLDKHAGIPEMISFRYNPGPLREGGNAIIGNPEESKYGLTRKQLLDAYRIMKARGVKRFGLHTMVISNELDPNYFIETANMMFDLIIEIHRTLDIRVEFVNFGGGIGIPYRPEQEPVDLNVVSKGIKEAYETKIVANGLAPLKIAMECGRMITGPYGYLVSTVLHKKEIYKNYVGLDACMANLMRPALYGAYHHITVIGKEDWPLGYIYDVTGSLCENNDKFAVNRKLPMIDIGDVLVIHDTGAHGHAMGFNYNGKLRSAELLLKSDGSVELIRRAETIDDYFATLDFSGLEK, from the coding sequence GTGGCTGAGAAAAAAATACCGTTTACAAAAGAACAACTGACCGAGATTATTAAAAAGTACCCGACCCCATTTCATATTTATGACGAACAAGCTATCAGGCAAAATGTCCGCAGTCTCATTAAAGCTTTTGCCTGGGCCCCGGAATTTAAGGAGTATTTTGCTGTAAAGGCTACTCCTAACCCTTATATACTGAAAATCTTGCATGAAGAAGGGTTAGGGGCTGACTGCAGTTCACTGCCTGAATTGATTTTAGCAGAAAAGGCCGGCATGAGGGGCGAAGAGATTATTTTGACTTCAAACGATACGCCGGCAATTGAGTTTAAAAAGGCGATGGAACTTGGCGCGATTATTAATCTTGACGATATTAGTCACATTGATTATTTAGATAAACATGCCGGTATCCCGGAAATGATTTCGTTCCGCTATAACCCTGGCCCGCTGCGGGAAGGCGGCAATGCCATTATTGGAAATCCGGAAGAGTCGAAGTATGGTCTGACTCGCAAGCAACTGTTGGACGCTTACCGGATCATGAAGGCCAGAGGGGTAAAACGATTTGGCCTTCACACTATGGTCATTTCCAATGAACTTGACCCTAACTATTTTATTGAGACAGCCAACATGATGTTTGATCTCATTATCGAGATTCATCGTACTCTTGACATTAGGGTGGAGTTTGTTAACTTCGGTGGCGGGATCGGTATTCCATACCGGCCTGAGCAGGAGCCGGTCGACCTTAATGTTGTGAGCAAAGGCATTAAGGAGGCCTATGAAACTAAGATTGTCGCCAATGGCCTTGCACCTTTGAAAATAGCCATGGAGTGCGGCCGAATGATTACCGGTCCGTACGGTTATCTTGTGTCGACAGTGCTGCACAAAAAGGAAATCTATAAAAACTATGTCGGCCTGGATGCCTGCATGGCCAACCTTATGCGTCCGGCCCTGTATGGTGCTTACCATCATATTACAGTAATAGGTAAAGAAGATTGGCCGTTAGGCTATATCTATGATGTTACCGGATCGCTGTGCGAAAATAATGATAAATTTGCCGTTAACCGCAAATTACCTATGATTGATATCGGCGATGTGCTGGTTATTCACGATACCGGTGCGCACGGGCATGCGATGGGTTTTAACTATAACGGCAAACTGCGGTCAGCTGAACTCTTATTGAAATCAGACGGCAGCGTTGAGCTTATTCGCCGGGCCGAAACAATCGACGATTATTTTGCCACTTTGGATTTCTCCGGACTGGAAAAGTAG
- the nqrF_5 gene encoding Na(+)-translocating NADH-quinone reductase subunit F, translated as MFGVEQGAGPKVVIDFEPIGKRLYASLGQTVMQAAQGLELFEHGIGAPCGGKGLCARCLVRLVHGKLSPLTLTEERGLTKEQIEHGYRLACQAKVAGPCKLEIPVASLVGRQQLKVEGCQANVAPDWCLERYLVTGIRTPTIHYPHSLWQQIEKFLKEEYNQTDLQVNMNLLRRTDPAHYGNKVCVVVSGKEIVAVTAPGSDYEPLGVAVDLGTTKIAAFLVKLETGEVIASEGILNPQIAYGEDVMSRLAYAMESEENANHLAAAAVNGINQLIDMLILHHNFGIEQVRQAVIAANTAMHHLLLGLPVKQLAMSPYIPVTTAPVETTGDTIGLRLGCQAKVYIVPPAGGFVGGDHVTMIQASGIDRLNSVTLGIDIGTNTEIVLAVNGRMTSCSCASGPAFEGAHIYHGMRAVNGAISYVELLNNGQEVVWQTIGGEKPIGFCGSGIIDAVAGLIRCGIIVANGRLNPDHVRVRAESGKPAEFVVVPKHDNGLDVDIVITQKDIGEIQLAKAAIASGISLLLKTQGINEADIDKVIVAGAFGSFLRLESAIAVGMLPNLPLERFAQVGNAAGTGAIMTLLSSKERCRAETIARKVEHIELAVLPEFKREFAKALKFSVL; from the coding sequence ATGTTTGGAGTGGAACAGGGCGCTGGCCCCAAGGTAGTCATTGATTTTGAACCTATCGGCAAGCGGTTGTATGCATCTCTGGGACAGACGGTCATGCAGGCGGCTCAAGGTTTAGAATTATTCGAACATGGTATCGGTGCTCCGTGCGGTGGAAAAGGGCTGTGTGCCCGTTGCCTGGTACGGCTTGTACACGGTAAACTGTCGCCGCTTACTCTTACCGAAGAAAGGGGGCTGACCAAGGAACAAATCGAACATGGCTATCGGCTTGCGTGCCAGGCAAAAGTTGCCGGACCGTGCAAACTGGAGATACCGGTAGCTTCGCTTGTTGGGCGACAACAGTTAAAAGTGGAAGGTTGTCAAGCGAATGTTGCTCCCGATTGGTGTTTGGAGAGGTATCTTGTTACCGGGATACGAACCCCGACGATTCACTACCCCCATTCCCTGTGGCAGCAAATTGAAAAATTTCTTAAGGAAGAATACAATCAGACTGACTTGCAGGTAAATATGAACTTATTACGCCGGACAGACCCTGCGCACTATGGAAATAAAGTATGTGTTGTTGTTTCCGGTAAGGAAATAGTTGCTGTGACTGCCCCGGGTAGTGACTATGAACCGCTAGGGGTGGCTGTTGATTTAGGGACGACGAAAATTGCGGCATTCCTAGTTAAGCTTGAGACTGGAGAGGTTATTGCATCAGAAGGAATTTTAAATCCCCAGATAGCCTATGGCGAAGATGTTATGAGCAGACTTGCCTATGCCATGGAAAGTGAGGAAAACGCCAATCACTTGGCGGCAGCTGCTGTTAACGGTATCAATCAACTCATTGATATGTTAATACTCCACCATAATTTTGGCATTGAGCAAGTACGTCAAGCTGTCATAGCAGCTAATACGGCAATGCACCATTTGCTGCTGGGCCTGCCGGTTAAACAGTTGGCTATGTCCCCTTACATACCTGTAACCACAGCACCAGTTGAGACAACAGGGGACACTATCGGCTTGCGGTTAGGCTGCCAGGCAAAAGTGTATATAGTGCCTCCTGCCGGCGGCTTTGTGGGAGGCGATCATGTCACCATGATTCAGGCAAGTGGAATAGACCGGCTCAACTCTGTGACTTTAGGTATTGATATTGGTACCAACACAGAAATCGTGTTAGCTGTAAATGGACGTATGACTTCCTGTTCTTGCGCGTCAGGCCCGGCGTTTGAAGGTGCTCACATTTATCACGGGATGCGGGCGGTAAATGGAGCCATAAGTTATGTAGAATTGCTGAACAATGGACAGGAGGTAGTCTGGCAAACAATTGGCGGTGAGAAACCGATAGGTTTTTGCGGATCAGGTATTATTGATGCAGTTGCCGGCCTGATCAGGTGCGGGATTATAGTAGCGAACGGTAGACTAAATCCGGACCATGTGAGGGTGAGAGCTGAGAGTGGTAAGCCAGCTGAGTTTGTAGTCGTGCCTAAACACGATAACGGGCTTGATGTTGATATTGTTATTACGCAAAAAGATATCGGTGAAATCCAGTTGGCGAAGGCGGCCATCGCCAGCGGCATTAGCTTACTCCTTAAAACCCAGGGCATTAACGAGGCTGATATTGACAAGGTAATTGTTGCCGGAGCTTTTGGATCCTTTTTGCGGCTGGAGAGCGCTATAGCCGTCGGGATGTTACCGAATTTGCCGCTTGAGCGGTTCGCGCAAGTGGGAAACGCCGCCGGAACAGGCGCTATTATGACCCTTTTGTCCAGTAAGGAACGTTGCCGGGCGGAGACCATTGCCAGAAAGGTTGAACATATAGAATTAGCAGTTCTGCCTGAGTTTAAACGGGAGTTTGCAAAGGCGTTAAAATTTTCTGTATTATGA